Genomic DNA from Candidatus Binatia bacterium:
AGCCGGTTGGCTTACGGGCTCTACGAGCTGCTGTTCAACCACGCCCAGGAAGTCATACTGCGCGGCCTGCGGGGCGGGGCGCGGACGCCGACCATCGTCCGGCTCCCACCCGACGTCCTGCGCCCGGCCGGACTGGACGACGACGAGAACGTGCTGCCGGTCACCCATCGCTCCTTCGCCGGCTATCGCCTGTTGCAGGAGTACTTCGCGCTGCCGGAGAAATTCCTGTTCGCCGACCTGCTGCACCTCGACCGGGCTGTGACGGCGGGGTTCGCGCAGCGCTTCGAGGTGCTCGTTCTGCTGGATAAGTTGCCGCGCTTCGAGCAGCCGGTGACCGCCGACACGTTTCGCCTGGGGTGTACGCCGGTGGTCAATCTCTTCGAGCAGTTGGCGGAGCCGATCCGCTTGAGTCACACCCGGACCGAGTACCGCGTCATTGCCGACGTGCACCGGCAGCAGAGCACCGAGGTGTACTCGGTCGACCGCGTCGGCAGCAGCCGGCCGGACGGTCAGGAGGTCGTCGAGATTTACCCTTTCTACTCGCTGCGGCACGCCGGGACGGCGGAACGCGAGGGCGCTTACTGGTACGCGACGCGGCGTGCATCCGAGCGTCGCGGCGACACCGGCACCGAGGTGTACCTGTCGCTGGTCGATACGGGGTTCAGGCCGACCTTGCCGGCGGCCGAGACGTTGGCGGTGGCCACGACCTGCACGAATCGGGACCTCCCCGGGCGCCTGCCGTTCGGCGGCGGCCGCAGCGACCTCGAGATGGAAGCGGCCGCCCCGTTGTCCCGTATCCATTGCCTGCTGAAGCCGCGAGAGACGCAGCGTCCGCCGTTGCGCAGCGCCGCGCAGTGGCGCCTGATCTCGCACCTCGCGCTCAACTACCTCTCGATTGCCGACGGACCACAGGCGTTGCAGGAGATTCTGAAGCTCTACGACTTCTCGGGATCGGCAGTCATCCAGCAGCAGATCGCCGGCCTGGTCGGCCTCAGTAGCCGGCGCGTCGTGGCGCGGCCGGGTTCGATGCCGTGGAACGGATTCTGCCGCGGCATCGAGGTGACGCTCGAGTTCGACGAAGACCGGTACGTGGGCAGCGGCGTGTTCCTGTTCGCCGCCGTACTGGAGCGCTTTCTGGGCCTGTATGCCTCGCTGAATTCTTTCGTGCAGTTGGTGGCGTTCACGCGCCAAAGGGAGGAGGCACTGCACCGATGGCCGCCGCGGGCGGGACACCAGATTCTCCTCTAGATCGACTGCTCTTCGACGAAGGCTTCCGTTTCGAGTTCTTCGAGGCCGTGCGTCTGCTGCGCCGCCTGTATCCGGAGCGGGCGGCCGTCGGGCACGACGGGCCGCCGCGTCGGGAGACGGTGCGCTTCCGTTCCCGTCCCGCTCTCGGCTTCGCGGGGGCGGCAATCCAGGAATTGAGCCGGGACGACGCCGCGCACGGGCGCGCGGAAATGACGGTGAACTTCATGGGGCTCACCGGCCCGGTGGGCGTGTTGCCCCGGCACTACACGGAAACCGTCATGCGCCGGCGCCGCGCCCGGGACCCCGTGCTCCACGAGTTCCTCGACATCTGGACGCATCGGTTCGTCTCCCTCTTCTATCGTGCGTGGGAGAAGTACCGCTTCGCCATCCGCTACGAGCGCGGGGTCGTCGAGGGAAAGACCTC
This window encodes:
- the tssF gene encoding type VI secretion system baseplate subunit TssF, whose translation is MADELLPYYERELAFLRQMGAEFAAKYPKIAARLQLESDRAEDPHVERMIQAAALLAARVHHKLDDEFPEITESLLNVVYPQYLAPVPSMAIAQFVLDPEQGKLTAGHRIERGTTLLSPAVDGQTCRFRTAYPVTLWPLEIAAAQLDTTARFGLTARAAGAIRLEFACLGEGSIADLQIDRLRLFLHGESRLAYGLYELLFNHAQEVILRGLRGGARTPTIVRLPPDVLRPAGLDDDENVLPVTHRSFAGYRLLQEYFALPEKFLFADLLHLDRAVTAGFAQRFEVLVLLDKLPRFEQPVTADTFRLGCTPVVNLFEQLAEPIRLSHTRTEYRVIADVHRQQSTEVYSVDRVGSSRPDGQEVVEIYPFYSLRHAGTAEREGAYWYATRRASERRGDTGTEVYLSLVDTGFRPTLPAAETLAVATTCTNRDLPGRLPFGGGRSDLEMEAAAPLSRIHCLLKPRETQRPPLRSAAQWRLISHLALNYLSIADGPQALQEILKLYDFSGSAVIQQQIAGLVGLSSRRVVARPGSMPWNGFCRGIEVTLEFDEDRYVGSGVFLFAAVLERFLGLYASLNSFVQLVAFTRQREEALHRWPPRAGHQILL